The following nucleotide sequence is from Phycisphaera sp..
CCACCAACCGGAAATCGCCGAGCACGCCCGCACCCGCGTGCTGTTCACGCCCAGCGTGGCCCCCTTCGCCCGCGGCATGCTCGCGCTGGTCCACGTCGATCTGAAGCCAGGCGTCACCGAGAACGACATCCGCGATGCACTCGGGGCCGCCTACGGCCTGAGCCCCTTCGTGCGGTTGCTGCCCAAGGGCACCTGGTCCAGCGTTGCCGCCGTCGAGCGCACAAACTTTGCCGACATCGCCTTCACATACGACGAAGAAGCGAACCACGCCATGCTGAGTTGCACCCTCGACAACCTGCTCAAGGGCGCTTCGGGCCAGGCACTCCAGGCCGTCAACATCCGTCTTGGTCTCGATGAACGCGCGGGCCTCATGCCCGGCGTGGCGGGCACGCCCGCCGAGGGGGTCGCATGAACGCCGTCGTCGTCAAGCTCGGGGGCCGCGGTGTAGACGCGGCCGTCTCGCGCGAGCCCATCATCGACGCGCTCGCCCGCCTAGCCGCCCACGAACGCCTCGTGATCGTCCACGGTGGCGGCGCGGCCATCGACGCCCGGCTCGAACGGCTAGGCATAGAGGTCCGCCGTGTACAGGGCTTGCGCATCACCGACGAAGCCACCATGAACGAGGTCGTCGCCACGGTCGGCGGCGTCGTCAACCACGCCCTCGTCGGTGCCCTGATCTCACGCGACATCCATTGCACGGGACTCACCCTCGCCGGCGCGGGCGTCCGTGCCCAACTGCATCGCCCCGTTGACGGTGTCGACCTGGGCCGGGTGGGCGTGGTCGACCCCGACGAGGACGCCCACGATGTCGATGGGCTGCTCGCCCTGCTCAGCGCGGGCGTGCTTCCGGTCGTGTCGTGCGTTGGTGCCGACGAGGACGGCCGCCCGCTCAACGTCAATGCCGACGATGCCGCCGCGGGCGTGGCCGGCGCGCTCGGTGCCAGCCAACTCGTGCTGCTGACCGACACGCCCGGCGTGCTCGACGCCAACGGTGGACTCATCGAAGAACTCGATCGCCCCGAGATCGAACGCCTCATCGACAGCGGCATCATCGCCGGGGGCATGATCGTCAAGGTCCGCGCCGCCGTCGACATGGCCGCCCGCCTGCACGCACCGGTGCGCATCGCTTCGTGGACCGATGCCGACGCGCCATGGTGGCGCGAGCCCAACGCCCCCGGCGGCACCATCATCCGCGATGGCAAGCCGGCCTCGCTGGGAGCTGGGAATGCCTGACACCATCGTCAAGCCCGCTTCGGCGGGGGTGCCGCGCAGCCTCCTCTCCTCCGCCCAACTCGACGCGCCCGAAATCCAGGTCGTCCTCGACCTCGCACGCCGGATTCGCCACGACTGGCCCACGCCCCCGCGCACGCTCGAGAACAAGGCCATCGCCCTGGTTTTCGAGAAGCCCTCCCTGCGCACCCGCATCAGCTTCGACATCGGCCTCAGCCGCCTGGGCGCCAACGTGACCTACCTCGACCAATCGGGCTCGCCAATCGGCGACCGCGAGTCAATCAAGGACTTCACGATGACCCTCGAGCGCTACGCCGACGCCATCGTCGCCCGCGTGCGCCGCCACACCGTGCTCGAACAGATGGACCGCCACTCGAGAGTCCCGATCGTCAACGCCCTGAGCGACCTCGAACACCCATGCCAGGCGCTGGCCGACGCGCTCACCATCCGGACCGTCTACGGCCGCCTCAAGGGTGTGAAGATTGCCTACATCGGCGACGGCAACAACGTCTGCAATTCGCTCATGCTCACCATGGCCGCAATGGGTGCCATCGTCACCATCGTCGCCCCAAGCGCCTACGAGCCCGACCACGAGATCCTGGCCCGTGCCCGGCAGCGCGCCGAAGGATCGGGCGGCGCCGTCAACCTCGCGACCGATCCCGACGCGATCGCCGGCCACGACGTGGTCTACACCGACACCTGGGTCTCGATGGGCAGCGAGAGCGAGCGCGACGAGCGCGTCGAGGCGTTCCAGCGATACCGCGTGACCAAGGAGTCCATGCTCCGTGCGGCCGTCGGCGGCAAGCAACCCTCCTTCATGCACTGCCTGCCCGCCTTCCGAGGTGTCGAGGTCGACGACGCCGTCATCGACGGCCCCGGCTCGCTCGTCTACGAGCAGGCCGAGAATCGCATGCACGCACAGAACGCGTTGCTCACCATGCTGCTGAGCAACGGCAAGAACACGAACGGAGCCACCCCATGACCCAGCGCAAGGTCGTCCTTGCCTATTCCGGCGGCCTCGATACCTCGGCCATCGTGCCCTGGCTAGTCGAGAATTACGGCTTCGAGGTCCACTGCATCGTCGCCAACGTGGGGCAAGGCGCCGAAGAGCTCGAGGGCGTCATCGAGAAGGCCCACAACACCGGTGCCGCAAGCTGCAAGGTCGCCGAACTCAAGCAGGAATTCGTCGAGGACTACGTCTTCCCCACGCTCATCGCCGGCTGCCAATACGAAAC
It contains:
- the argB gene encoding acetylglutamate kinase codes for the protein MNAVVVKLGGRGVDAAVSREPIIDALARLAAHERLVIVHGGGAAIDARLERLGIEVRRVQGLRITDEATMNEVVATVGGVVNHALVGALISRDIHCTGLTLAGAGVRAQLHRPVDGVDLGRVGVVDPDEDAHDVDGLLALLSAGVLPVVSCVGADEDGRPLNVNADDAAAGVAGALGASQLVLLTDTPGVLDANGGLIEELDRPEIERLIDSGIIAGGMIVKVRAAVDMAARLHAPVRIASWTDADAPWWREPNAPGGTIIRDGKPASLGAGNA
- the argF gene encoding ornithine carbamoyltransferase → MPDTIVKPASAGVPRSLLSSAQLDAPEIQVVLDLARRIRHDWPTPPRTLENKAIALVFEKPSLRTRISFDIGLSRLGANVTYLDQSGSPIGDRESIKDFTMTLERYADAIVARVRRHTVLEQMDRHSRVPIVNALSDLEHPCQALADALTIRTVYGRLKGVKIAYIGDGNNVCNSLMLTMAAMGAIVTIVAPSAYEPDHEILARARQRAEGSGGAVNLATDPDAIAGHDVVYTDTWVSMGSESERDERVEAFQRYRVTKESMLRAAVGGKQPSFMHCLPAFRGVEVDDAVIDGPGSLVYEQAENRMHAQNALLTMLLSNGKNTNGATP